The Qipengyuania aurantiaca genome contains the following window.
GCCTTCGGCCCCTACGCCTATGGCTATCACGTCACGGGGGCGGACACCGAGTTTTCGCCCAGCTGCACCGCGAGCGAGGGCGATGTCGGCTTCTACACCAGCGCCGGTGTCGAAGGAGCGATGCATTGCGTGCGCAACCGCATCAACTTTCATTTCGAGGGCGGCCTGCCCAACCGCATGTACTGTTTCGACGATACCGCGCTCGAAACCGGCATCTGGTGCGACAATATGCGTGGCGGCCACTTGCTGACATTTCATACGAAGACCGGCCAGAATGCCAGGGCCGTCGGACCCGTCCACTTTCTCAGGATGGAGCGTTGCCGGGCCAACACGATCGAGAACGTCGGCGTTTATCGCGCGTCGGACGAAGCGACGCTGGCGGTATCGGCCCCGACCTATTTCCTCGACATTCCCGCCGAATGGCAGGGCGATCCGTGGACGACCATCCGCAACCGTTTCCTCGGCTACCGGCTCGACGAGGTGGACATGGCGCGCGATGCGGACATGCTGCGCCGGGTGGCGCGCAACACCTTCCTGGGCTGCGAGGGCAAGCACGTGGCGCGGCTGGCGGGCGACAACCACCAGTTGACCGGCGCGGGCGAAAGCCTGATCGCGGGCGGCACGGCGCGCTTCGAACGCTTCCTCACGCGGCGTCCCGGCGGCGAGGGGAGCCATGTACTGCGGGTGCTCGGCCGCGCAATCGTGTCGGTCGGGCCGGAAGAAGACGCGCTGTTCGACCTTTCGCTGCGCGTCCCGATTTTGGAGGGCGATGCGACCGAGTTCACCGGCACGGCGACGGTGCGCGAACGTGAACGCAGCGGGCCCGAGGAGATCGCGATTTCGGTCAGCGACGTGGTCTACGATGCCGAGGACAATCGCATCGCTTTCGACCTTACCGGGCCCGCCATGTTCCCGACCAAATGCGAGGTCGTTCTGACCGACGTGCTGTGCGACAACGGCGGCTTCTGATGCAAATGCGGGCGGGAGGGGCTGCGGCCTCTCCCGCTCAGTGCACGGTTTCGGCGCTTTCCTCGACCGCAGGTGCGTGGTCGCGCTTCAGCTTGTCAATCAGGCGGCCAAGCGTGGCGCGCTGGACGAGGACGCTGAAGAGCACGGCGGCAAAGGTCGCGGCGAGGATGTAGTCGCGCGTTTCCCCGGCGGGCAGCGAGAGCGCCAGCGCGATGGAGATGCCGCCGCGAAGGCCGCCCCACCACAGCACGCGGCCCGCGCCCGTGTCTTGCAGGCGCGCGGCCGGAATTGTCTTGGTCGAGACGAAAATGCCAACCGCGCGCGCCACGAGCGAGAGCGGGATGGCGAGCAGGCCGAACAGCAGCACATCGCCGCCCACGGTCAGCACGATCATCTCGAGGCCGATAAGCAGGAACAGGACCGAGTTCAGGAGCTCGTCCAGCAATTCCCAGAATTTCAGCAGGTAATCCCGCGTCACATCGCTCATCGCGTAGGTTACGCCGTGATTGCCGATCAGGAGACCGGCCACTGCCATCGCCAGCGGGCCGGAAATATGCAGCTGGCTGCATAGCGCATAGCCGCCCATGACGACCGCCAGCGTAATCAGCACCTCCAGCGTGTATTCGTCCATCCCGGCGAGCGCGCGATAGCCCAAGTACCCGGCGACAAGGCCGACGAGGATGCCGCCACCCGCCTCGATGGCGAACAGCTCCGCGCCTTCAAGGAAGGAGAATTCGCTCCCGCTCACCGCTGCGCCCAGCAGGATGATGAAGACGACGATGCCAACGCCGTCGTTGAACAGGCTTTCTCCCGCCACCGCACTTTGCAGGGACTTGGGCACGTTCTCTTCCTTGAGCACGCCGAGGACGGACACCGGGTCGGTCGGAGCGATCAGCGCGCCGAAGACGAAATACCAGATCGGTGCGAAGCTAAGGCCGATCAGCGAACCCACACCCCACATGGCAAGGCCAACCAGGACGGTCGAAATCATCACCCCGACCGTCGACAGCAGCAGGACCGGAAGCCACGCCACCTTCAGCCGGTCGAGATCGACATGGAGCGCGCCAGCAAACAGCAGGAAGCTCAGCATCCCCTGCAGCAGCGTCTCGGTGAAGTTCATCTGCTCCAGCGTGTCGGCGACCCAATTGTCGAGCGTAATGCCCGGAATGATCGCATCGACCGCCATCAGGCCGATCGCCGCCACCGCGCCCATCACGGTCAGCCCGATGACATGGGGCAGCTTGACGAAGTGATGGTTGAACCAGCCCAAAAGGGCGGAGGCCACCACGAGCAGGGCAGCGATGTCGAAGGCGGAGAGCGCGCTGGCGGTTTCTTCGTGCATAATGAGCGCGATAGCGTGGAGACGCGCCAAGGCAAAGCTTGCCTGTGGATGGCGGCTTGGGCAGCAATGGCAGGGTCATGCAAGGATCGTTCAACTATCGCCATTCGGGCTTGCAGGTGGCCTCGCAGATCGAACTGCCGGAATGGGCGGCGTTTGCGAGCGCTGGAGGCAGTCCAGATGTGCGCATTGTGCTGTCCGACGAGCCGTGCCCCGATTGTCCTAGCGACGGCAGCGTCGCCGTGGGAGAGAGCTTGCGTTTCGCCATCGAGGGGATCGGCGGCTGGCAAGTCGAGGGCGGCCACACGATCCGGCTTCACCCGGGGCTGACGGCGGATTTGCCCGAGCTGCGGCTCTTTACGTTGGGCAGCGCCTGGGGCGCGCTCGGCTACCAGCGCGGGCACGCAATGTGGCACGGCAGCGCGGTAGAGGTGAGCGGACGGACCGTCCTGTTGTGCGGCGATGCGGGCGCCGGAAAGAGCACCATGGCCGCAGCTCTCTGTGCGCGCGGGGCGCGGCTGGTGGCGGACGACCTCAGCCGCATCGAACCGGGGGAAGAGAAAGCACGGATTTATCCTTCCTCGGCGCGAATCAAGCTTTGGCGCGAGGCTATCGAGCGGTTCGGCTGGCAGGAGGCGGTGCTGCAACGCGACTATTTCCGCGACGACAAGTTCCATTGCGCCGCGCCAAGGCACCGGGCGGGGGAGGGGGCGCAGGATCTTCATGCCATCGTCTCGCTCGAAGAATCGGACAGCCTCGATCTCACACGACTGAACGGCGCGGAAGCGCTTGAGACCGCAATGCGCGAGACGATGTATCGGCCCGAAATGCTCGATGCGCTGGGCGCGTGGGGGCAGCAGGGCGGTCTGGCGGCGCAGATCGTTGCGCAATGCCCCGTCTATCGCCTCAGCAGGCCGAAAGACTTCGCCGCGCTGGACGAGGTCTGCGCGCTTATCGAATCGCTGGGAGATAAGTGATCGGGAGAAGTGGTGCCCGGGGACGGATTCGAACCGCCGACACTGCGATTTTCAGTCGCATGCTCTACCAACTGAGCTACCCGGGCTTACCGT
Protein-coding sequences here:
- a CDS encoding cation:proton antiporter — translated: MHEETASALSAFDIAALLVVASALLGWFNHHFVKLPHVIGLTVMGAVAAIGLMAVDAIIPGITLDNWVADTLEQMNFTETLLQGMLSFLLFAGALHVDLDRLKVAWLPVLLLSTVGVMISTVLVGLAMWGVGSLIGLSFAPIWYFVFGALIAPTDPVSVLGVLKEENVPKSLQSAVAGESLFNDGVGIVVFIILLGAAVSGSEFSFLEGAELFAIEAGGGILVGLVAGYLGYRALAGMDEYTLEVLITLAVVMGGYALCSQLHISGPLAMAVAGLLIGNHGVTYAMSDVTRDYLLKFWELLDELLNSVLFLLIGLEMIVLTVGGDVLLFGLLAIPLSLVARAVGIFVSTKTIPAARLQDTGAGRVLWWGGLRGGISIALALSLPAGETRDYILAATFAAVLFSVLVQRATLGRLIDKLKRDHAPAVEESAETVH
- a CDS encoding HPr kinase/phosphorylase, whose protein sequence is MQGSFNYRHSGLQVASQIELPEWAAFASAGGSPDVRIVLSDEPCPDCPSDGSVAVGESLRFAIEGIGGWQVEGGHTIRLHPGLTADLPELRLFTLGSAWGALGYQRGHAMWHGSAVEVSGRTVLLCGDAGAGKSTMAAALCARGARLVADDLSRIEPGEEKARIYPSSARIKLWREAIERFGWQEAVLQRDYFRDDKFHCAAPRHRAGEGAQDLHAIVSLEESDSLDLTRLNGAEALETAMRETMYRPEMLDALGAWGQQGGLAAQIVAQCPVYRLSRPKDFAALDEVCALIESLGDK